Below is a window of Streptomyces sp. WMMB303 DNA.
GCCCAGGAAGGTGTCCTCGCGTCCGGGCGTGAAGCCCAACCGCCGGGCGACCTTGCGGGAAGCGGTGTTGTCGTGCGCGATCATGGCGGTGAGGTAGGGGACGTCCAACGTCTCCAGCCCCCACTCCACCACGGCCCGGGCGGCCTCGGTGGCGAATCCGCGGCCCCAGCAGGACCGCCGGAACGTCCATCCGGCCTCCACCTCGTCGAAGACCTCCCAGTGGTTGAGGCCGCAGCGGCCGACAAGCGCACCGGTCTCCTTCGACTCGACCGCGCACAGCCCGTGGCCGCGCTCGGACCACTGGCGCTGGATGCCGGCGAGCCGTTCGCGGGCCTGTTCGCGGGTGAACGCGGGGACGAATCGGGTGACTTCGGGGTCGCTGTGCAGCTCCACGAAGAAGTCCAGATGCTCCGCCGTCAGCGGGCGCAGCAGCAGCCGCTCCGTCTCCAGAACGGGTCCTCCGGCACTTTCGTGCACGGTGAAAGCGTGTTCGGTCAACCCCATGGGTGGTCATGTTCTCAAACCTTCGTCCGCCGAGCCATTCGGGCCGACCGTCCGGGGTGCCCGGCCTTGCCGGACCGTCGGGGCGGCCCTCGGCCCGGACGGCGCCGCCGCCGCGCGGGGAAGGTGACGGCCGGTGCGGCGATGGCTGGGTGGCGGAGACGTCATACTCCTGTCACAGCCCGCTGCCGGATGCTGACCGTGCGCCCCGCCGGTTGGTTAACCTGCACAGAGCGGCACACCACGCGGAGTGGGTGCGGGTGACGGGGGGAGGATGCGATGCCGGATGCTCGGGGGAGCTCCGAAGAGGACCGTACGCCGGGACTTCGTCCGCGTCGGCTGGTCGAGGAGGCGGAGCGGCCCGGCGAGCCGCGCGGACCCGGTGGATTCGCCGCGCTCCGCAGCCGGTGCAGGGGCCTGGCGGCCGCCGCGTGGGCGGCTGTGCGCCCCGACCGCCGCCGGACGACCGGCTACATCGCACTGTGCTCGGTGGGTGCGCTGGTCGGCACGTCCGTCGTGGTCGGTACGGGCTCGGCCGGAGCGGTCCCCGACCTGGCCGACATCGGCGCCTGGCTGACCAGTTCGCGCACGGGTGAGGCGGCACACGCCAACGGCCTCACCGGAGACGTGGACGGCAAGGTGAAGCTGCCCGGCATGGGCGACCATCCGGTCTCGATCTCGCAGGACGGCAAGACGGTGCTGGTGCTGGACGAGAAGACCGGCAAGCTCGTCCGCATCGACCCCTCGCAGCTCACCGTCGAGCAGTCAGCGCGCTACGGCGCGGGGCTGCAACTGGTCTCCGGCGGCCGGTACGCGTATCTGGTGGACCCGGTCAAGGCGCGAGTGCAGCGCATCGATCCGGTGCGCACCACCCCGGTCGGCGCCCCGGTGGATCTGGGCAAGGGGCCGCTGGGCGAAGCGGTGGCCGATCCGAAGGGCACACTGTGGGTGCCGGTACCCGGCAAGGGAGAGGTCGTACCGTTCCCGCACGGCAAGAAGGCGCCCGGGATCAAGGTTGCGGGCAGGAGCAGCAAGGCCGCCACCTTGCTGATGTCCCTCGCGGACGGCCGCCCCGTGGTGACGGACACCAGGGGCGGGACGGTCACGCTGCTCGAACGCACCGGGCGCGGTATGCGGTTCAAGCTGCCCGGCACCTTCGCCGAGGAGCCGTCCGGTTCGGTGCTGGTCCCCTCGTCGACCGCCGGTGACGTGGTACCGGTGCTGGCCCGCAAGTCGGGCCGGATGGCACTCGTCAACACCCGTACGGGTTCGCTGCTGACCGCGTCCCTGGGCTCCTCGGACCATCAGTACGGCACGCCGCAGGTGCTCGGCTCGAAGGTGTACGTGCCCGACCGGAGCAACGGGACGCTGAAGGTGTACGACACCGAGGCAGCGGCGATCACCGAGCCGGTCAAGGTCACCGGCAAGCCGGGGAAGCTGAACCTGTTCGTCCGGGACGGGCTGCTGTGGGTGAACGACGCGGACAATGCGACCGCCGTGGTCATCAACTCCTCCGGACACGTCAACCGGGTGCACAAGTACGAGACCGAAGCACCCTCCGCACGCAAGCCGAAGGAGGACGAGGGCAACGACGGCGGCGGCAGCCGCGATCCGGCTCCCGATCCCGACGTGCCCGACCCAGGGCCCGAGAACCCGGCGCGGCCGGACCGGGACCGCACCCCCTCGAAGCCGGACACCTCGGAGAAGCCGGACCGGCCCGACGACAGCGATCCGGACGAGAAGCCCGACCCCGAGGAGCCGGAGGACGAGTCCCCCGAGCGGCAGCCGCCCGGCATCCCGCAGGTGGAGTCCGGACCGGGCACGATGCGGGTCTCCTTCGCCCCTTCCTCGGGTGTGAAGCCGACCAGATACGGGCTCCTGGGCGCCCCGGACGGTTCCGAGTTGAAGCCCCGCAAGGTCGGCCCCGGCGGCCCGTTCACCTTCGAGGTGAAGGGCGGCTCCTGCGACAAGCAGTACCGCTTCACCGTGGTGGCCGAGTTCCGCGGCGGGGAGATCATCGCCAAGTCGGGCCGCTCCGCCCCCGCCCGGCCGTGCGTGGCGCCCGGCCAACCGCGGAACGTGCAGGCTGACTTCGGGCCGGCCGGCCATCACATCAAGCTGCACTGGGATGCGCCCGCGAACGCCGGGAATGGCACCACCTACGCCGTCACCGGCGACGCCGGCCCCGACCGGGACGGTACGTCGAGCAACACCGCCGCTCTGCTGCAGTATCTGAAGAACTTCAAGACCTATACGCCGACGATCACGGCCAAGAACGCGGCCGGGTCCGGCGGCAGCGTCGTCAAACGGGTGGACCTGTCGAATACGAAGACCATCCGGGTCGCCCACAACGTCGACGACGGGGACGACGTCGGTGTCCGCAGCGAGCCCAGCACCACCAGCGGCACCCGCCGGGGCAGCATTCCGGCCGGTCAGACACCAAAGCTGAAGGTGATCTGCCAGACCAGGGGCACCATGGAGACGCACGACACCTACAAGTGGAAGAGCGACATCTGGGACCGCATCGAATGGAAGGGCGGGACCGCCTACATCAGCGACCTGTGGGTCGGAACCAGCAAGCACACAGAAGGAAAGCCTTCCCCGGAGGTCTGGTCGTGCGACTAGAACACCCTCAACCGCCCGCTACCGGACCTGATTCCGCGCCCTCCCAGGAGTCCGTCGCGCTGCTCGCACAGTGCTTCCACGCCCTCGGCGACAACATCGAACGGGTCGTCAAGGGCAAACGCGAGACCGTCGAACTGGCGCTGGTGTGCCTGTTCTCGGAGGGGCATCTGCTGATCGAGGACGTGCCGGGCACCGGCAAGACCACGCTGGCGCGGTGTCTGGCCGCCTCGCTGGACGCCGACTGGCACCGGGTGCAGTTCACGCCCGACCTGCTGCCCTCGGACATCACCGGCGTGACCGTCTACCGGCAGAACACCGGTGCGTTCGAGTTCCTGCCGGGCCCGGTCTTCGCGAACATCGTGCTCGGCGACGAGATCAACCGGGCCTCCCCCAAGACGCAGTCCGCGCTGCTCGAGGTGATGGAGGAGCGGCAGGTCACCGCGGACGGCAGCACCCATCCGGTGCCTCGCCCGTTCATGGTGATCGCCACCCAGAACCCGGTGGACATGGGCGGCACCTATCCGCTGCCGGAGGCGCAGCTCGACCGGTTCCTGATGCAGGTGACGCTCGGCTACCCGGACCACGCCTCGGAGGTCGCGGTGCTGTCCGGTGCGGCCGAGCAGTCGGGCGTCGAGCAGTTGCCCACCATCGCCACGGGCCGGCACATCGCCGAGTTCGTCCAGCTCGCCCGGCGGATCCAGGTGGCGCCGCGGCTGTACGACTACCTGGTGCGGGTCGTCGCGGCCACCCGGGAGCTGCCCGAGGTGCGGCTGGGTGCCAGCCCACGCGGCTCGGTGGCGCTGCTGCGCGCCGTACGGGTGCGGGCCGCCTCGCAGGGGCGCACCTACGCGCTGCCCGAGGACGTCAAAGCGCTGGCGCGACCGGTGCTGGCGCACCGGCTGATCCTCACGCCGGAGGCGGAGTTGAGCGGCCGGAGCGGCGCCGACGTGATCGCCGAGGCGCTGGCCACGGTTCCGGTACCGCAGTCGGGGGCTGCGGGCTGATGCTGTCGCCGACGGGTTGGGGGGCGCTGGTCGGCGGTGCGGGGCTCGTGGGGGCCGGGTACGGGTTCGGCTATCCGGAAGCCGCGGTCCTGGGGGTCGGCTGTCTGCTCGCGGTGGCCGTGGCGCTGGTCCGGACGGGGCGCTCGCCGCGGCTGGCGGTCCGCCGCCGGGTCACTCCGCGGAAGGTGGCGCGCGGGGACCGTGCGGACGGCTCGGTCACCCTCTCGAGTATCGGGCGCCGCATCCGGCGTGGGCTGGAGGTCGTCGACCGGTGCGGTGAGCTGCCGCTCGTCTTGCGGGTGCCGCCGCTCGCGGCGGGCGCGGAGCACACCGTGCGGTACCCGCTGCCCACCGAGCGGCGCGGCCGGATCGCGCTGGGTCCGCTGCGGCTGGAGCGGACGGATCCGCTCGGGCTCGCCCGCCGGGTGCGGGTGTTCGGGCCCGGTGAGGGCGGTACGGACACCCTGCTGGTCCGGCCGCGGGTGTGTCTGCTGCCCGTGCTGCCTTCGGGGACGGCGCACCATGTCGAGGGGCCGACCTCGGACACCGCGGACGAGGGGTCGCTGACCTTTCACGCTCTGCGCGAGTACGTGCTCGGCGACGATCTGCGGCGGGTGCACTGGCGGTCCACGGCCCGCACCGGAACGCTGATGGTCAAGCACCTGGTGGACGTCTCGCTGCCGCACACCACGCTCGTCCTCGACACCCGTGCGGCCGCCTACCGCAGCGAGGACGACTTCGAACTGGCCGTGGACAGCGCCGCCTCGGTGGCCTTCGCCGCGGCCCGCTCCAACTTCCCCGTCGAGGTCCTGAGCGAGACCGGGACGGTGCTGCGGACGGACGGTGCGGGCGGCAACGACGCGGAAGCGCTGCTGGACCGGCTCGCGCTGGTGCGCCGCTCCGAACGGGCCTCGGCGGCGGGCGCCTTCGACTCTCTGGAGCAGGCACGGCGCCGCGGCTCGCTCACCGTCATCACCGGTACGGGTGATGCCACCGGGCTGAGCGCGCTGGAACGGGTACGGCGC
It encodes the following:
- a CDS encoding DUF58 domain-containing protein gives rise to the protein MLSPTGWGALVGGAGLVGAGYGFGYPEAAVLGVGCLLAVAVALVRTGRSPRLAVRRRVTPRKVARGDRADGSVTLSSIGRRIRRGLEVVDRCGELPLVLRVPPLAAGAEHTVRYPLPTERRGRIALGPLRLERTDPLGLARRVRVFGPGEGGTDTLLVRPRVCLLPVLPSGTAHHVEGPTSDTADEGSLTFHALREYVLGDDLRRVHWRSTARTGTLMVKHLVDVSLPHTTLVLDTRAAAYRSEDDFELAVDSAASVAFAAARSNFPVEVLSETGTVLRTDGAGGNDAEALLDRLALVRRSERASAAGAFDSLEQARRRGSLTVITGTGDATGLSALERVRRRFDRTVVLRTGGGTEDGPHEPPALGSDVPQLRVTALDSLLAAWRREAVR
- a CDS encoding GNAT family N-acetyltransferase, producing MHESAGGPVLETERLLLRPLTAEHLDFFVELHSDPEVTRFVPAFTREQARERLAGIQRQWSERGHGLCAVESKETGALVGRCGLNHWEVFDEVEAGWTFRRSCWGRGFATEAARAVVEWGLETLDVPYLTAMIAHDNTASRKVARRLGFTPGREDTFLGHRVTVHQRHRPGSLPGPPAR
- a CDS encoding MoxR family ATPase; this encodes MRLEHPQPPATGPDSAPSQESVALLAQCFHALGDNIERVVKGKRETVELALVCLFSEGHLLIEDVPGTGKTTLARCLAASLDADWHRVQFTPDLLPSDITGVTVYRQNTGAFEFLPGPVFANIVLGDEINRASPKTQSALLEVMEERQVTADGSTHPVPRPFMVIATQNPVDMGGTYPLPEAQLDRFLMQVTLGYPDHASEVAVLSGAAEQSGVEQLPTIATGRHIAEFVQLARRIQVAPRLYDYLVRVVAATRELPEVRLGASPRGSVALLRAVRVRAASQGRTYALPEDVKALARPVLAHRLILTPEAELSGRSGADVIAEALATVPVPQSGAAG